The DNA window GATATGCTCGACGCTATAGACACGATCCTGCGGCATTTCAGAAACAAACCGTTGCAGCCTTTTGGTGGCGTGCAGGTATTGTTTATCGGTGACTTATATCAGTTGCCGCCGGTAGTGCCGGATGCGGAATGGCAGCTGTTGTCGGAGTATTACAAGAGTTCTTTTTTCTTCGATGCCAAGGTTATCGAACAGGCACCCCCGCTGTATATCGAGTTGAAAAAGATATACCGGCAAAACGAACAGCTCTTCATTGATGTGCTGAACCGTGTCCGTAACAGCGAGGTGGAGGAAGATGATCTGATGATGCTGAACGACCGCTATGATCCTTATTTTAAGGGAGAAGAGGGGGAATATATCGTATTGTCTACGCATAATCGTAAGGCAGATGATATCAACTCCCGTCGGCTGGCAGATATGCCTGGTAAGCTGTATCGCTTTGAAGGTATGATAGAAGGTGATTTCAGTGACAAGGCCCTGCCTACGGAACTGGTGCTTCAGCTCAAGATAGGAGCACAGGTGATGTTCCTGAAAAACGACCTGGCACAGCCCCGTCGTTATTACAACGGTAAAATAGCCACCGTAAAGGATATCAGTGATACTGAGATTACTCTCGTGTTGTCCGGCAATCATGAAGAGCTGAAACTGGAAAAGGAAACCTGGCGCAATATCCGCTATTCCTATAACCAGGAAGACAACAGTATTGAAGAAGAGGAGATCGGCAGTTTTACGCAATTCCCGATACGGCTGGCCTGGGCGATCACTATCCACAAAAGCCAGGGGCTTACGTTTGAAAGGGCTATCATCGATGCCGGTTATGCATTCGCTCCCGGACAGGTGTATGTGGCACTGAGCCGCTGTACTTCGCTCGAAGGGCTGGTATTGCATTCCCGCATTACTTACGGTAGTATCAAAACAGACCGGCAGGTGATTGAATTTGCGGAGAAAGAAGTAGCAGCAAACGAACTGGTGGTACTGCTGGAAATGGAAAGGAAGAAATTTCAGGCTACTTCACTACTGCAGTTGTTCGACTGGTACAGGATGCAGGCCAACGTAAGAAGTCATGCGGTATGGATTCAGGATAAAAAAGTGCCCGATATCGATGAGGCGCTCCAGTTGAGCCGCCGGCTGTCTGCTAAAACAGATCAGCAGCAGGAGGTGGCCAATCGCTTTGTGGTGCAGCTGCATCTGTTGCTCGATACTACGGTACAAACCGGAGAAACAGACCAGCTGGAAGAGCGGGTGACCAAGGCTATCGGTTACTTCACCCAAAGCATATACGAAGAGCTGATCAAGCCTTTGCAGGAACATATTGCGGTAGTGAAAAAGCAGAAGTCAAAGAAGTATCTGTTGCAGTTGATGTCGCTGGAAGCTGACTTCTGGCACAAGCTTCAGCAGATATGGGAAGTGTCTTATGCAGAGCTGAATTTTACCAAAGGACTGAAAGATTATTTGAAACTCAGGGAAGGGGAAACCGCTTCTGATGGAAAGAAGGAAACGGTGAAACCCGCAGCAAAAGGGAAGGTAGAACGGGGTAGCAGCCGTCGTGGTACGCTGGAACTATATCTGGGCGGAAAAACAATCCCGGATATTGCGGTGACACGGCAACTGGCTGTCAGTACTGTAGAAAGCCATTTGGCGCAGTGTGTAGAGGCCGGAGAACTGGACCTGTACCGCTTCGTGCAGGAATCAACAGTCAAACTGATTGTATCTCACATCCGGGAACTGGGCGCCACCGCCGCAGGCCCTATCAAAGAACGGGTAGGCCCTGCCGTTACTTTCGCTGAAATCAGGGCTGTGCAATGGTATCTTAAAAAACAACAGGAAGAACAGATTATGAAAGATTAAAAAGATTAAAAAAACAACGAAAGATGAAACTAAGCGTATTGGATCAATCACCTATCAGAAACGGCAGCAATGCCGTGGAAGCATTGCAGGAAAGTGTGCAGTTGGCCAAACTGGCAGACAAGCTGGGATATACTCGCTATTGGTTATCAGAACATCATAATACTAAAAGCCTGGCAGGCGCGTCGCCGGAAATACTGATTGCCAGGCTGGCCAGTGAAACATCACGTATACGGATAGGCTCCGGTGGGGTGATGCTGCCTAATCACAGTACCCTCAAGGTGGCCGAAAATTTCCGGTTGCTGGAAGCATTATTCCCTGGTCGCATAGATCTGGGCATAGGCCGCGCCCCTGGTGGCGACAGGTTTACAGCCCGTATCCTCAATCCGTCCAACACCTTTGATCCCAAAGAATTTGTACAGCAGCTGGTAGACCTCCAGGCATGGCTGACAGACAAAGCCTTGCCCGGGAGTATGCAGGAGAAGATAAGAGCGATTCCTTCCATCCCCACCTCACCAGACCTGTGGATACTTACCTCCAGCGGTGAAAGTGGTATGCTGGCAGCCCATTTTGGAATGGCATTATCTTTTGCCCACTTTATCTATCCCGTTGGCGGGCCGGAGGCGGTCAGCAATTACCGCAGCCAGTTCCGTCCTTCTCTTCATTTACAGGCTCCGCAGGCCAGTGTAGGTATCTTCGCTTTCTGCGCTGATACGGAAGAAAAAGCAGCAGAGATGGAAGCTGTTATGGATCATCGAATGCTGAGCTTCGAAAGAGGCCAGTATGATGTGTTTCCGACTTATGAAGAGATTAAGGACATTGAATATACGCCTGAAGAACTGTTGCGGATAAGAGCCAACAGTGGCCGCAGGATCGCTGGCACACCACAACAGGTGAAGCCCCGCCTCGAACAGCTGGCAGCAGCCTATGATGTAGATGAACTGGTGATCGCTACCATCACCAACGACCATGCCGACAGGCTTCGTTCCTACGAGCTGCTGGCAGAGGTTTTCCATCTTACAAAATAAAATATAAAATATTTTAATATATTTGTGACGGCTATACACCCATAGCCGTCATTTTTTTTAGTAGAGTGATATCGGCTACTTTAGAATAAAACCAGCAATCCTATGAAAAAACTGATCCTTGGCGCAGTGGTGCTTGCCTCCATCCTGACCGCCTGTTCCAAAAAAGATAAGAACAATGATGATAACGCACCGCAACCGGTGGTGGCAGGAAAGGATTCCCTGACAGTATATAAAGATCTGGAGTTTGATAATTCCGGCGCGAGTCAGACGCTGGGTGTGGCCTTCTCCACTAAAGAAGGAAAAATGTACAACCGCACCAATCTTCCTAAGGATGGTAAATCCATTGATCTGGTATATGCCGGGGTAGATCCTGCGGGCTTGTTCTTCAGCAGTCCTGATGCAAAGCAGCTGACGTTTGATAATGCAACTACTACGCTGGTGATGAATCTCCCATCTGCAGATGTGTATGATCCGGCCAAATTTGACACCCTGTCGCATGGTTCAGCGCTCAATAACCTAGCTGTAAAGCAGGATGGTCAAGTATTTCCGATGACCTACAAAGGGGTGGTGCTCTTCCGGAATGCCGCCGGCAAAAACGGGGTCATTAAGATAACATACATTGATGCACAACGGATACAGGCGACTATCAAAGTACAACCATAAAAGCAAATATATAAAGTACAGGACTGGCCGGGGATTACATCCCGGCCTTTTTTATTTATTACCAGTGAAAAATAAGTTAGTAACCGGTAAAAAAGAGGGAGGAATACTCCCGTGGCTGCCGCTAAATTTGCAGATAAGGAAATGACCATTAAAATCACTGCGACTGTGAAAGTAGGATTATTTATACCGTGTTATATTGATCAGTTTTATCCACAGGTAGGCATCGCTACCCTGGAACTATTGCAGAAACTGGGTTGTGAGGTGGAATACCCGCAGGGACAGACCTGCTGTGGCCAGCCCATGGCTAATTCGGGATATGAGCATCTGACACATCAATGTAATAGTCTGTTTGTCCGCAATTTTGCAGCCTACGATTACATCGTGGCTCCTTCCGGCAGTTGTGTGCTGCATATCAAGGAGCATCTGCACGATCCGGCCAGCGAAACAGCAGCTGCCAACATACGGTCCCGCATATATGAACTAACCGAATTTCTGACGGATATATTAAAAGTGAAAGCGCTGCCGGCACGTTTCTCCTGCAAGGTCGGCCTGCACCAGAGCTGTCACGGACAGCGGGGCTTGGGCCTTGCACAGATGAGTGAACTGGTAGCCGCTCCTTTCTCCAAACCTGAACAGCTGCTTCGTATGGTGGCCGGACTGGAACTGGTGGAACTGGGCCGAAAAGATGAATGCTGCGGCTTCGGCGGAACTTTCTGTGTAACAGAAGAAGCGGTCTCCGTAAAAATGGGAAAAGATCGTATAGCCGATCACGTTAAAAGCGGTGCTACCGTTATCACCGGTACAGACGTGAGCTGTCTTATGCACCTGGAGGGTATCCTCCGCCGTCAGCATCAGCCGGTGAAAGTGATGCATATTGCTGAAATCCTCAATCAAACAGCCGATGAACAGGCCAACAACTGATCACGCTACACTGGCGGACAAGTTTAATGAAGACGAGCCAAGGGTAAACTGGCATGATGAAACATTGTGGTGGGTAAGAGCCAAGCGTGACCGCCAGGCCTGGAGCATTCCGGAATGGGAGCTGCTCCGGGAAACAGCCTCGCAGATTAAATTAAATGTGCTGGGTAACCTGCACGACTATCTGATACAATTCGAACAACAGGCATTACAGAACGGTGCTATCGTTCACTGGGCAGCAGATGCGGCGGAGCATAACCGCATCGTGACAAACATCCTTCAAAAACATGGTGTAAAACGAATGGTGAAGAGCAAGTCCATGCTCACTGAAGAATGTCACCTCAATCCACATCTCATGGCCAATGGTATCGAGGTAATAGATACCGACCTGGGAGAAAGGATTGTACAACTGGCAGAAGAACCACCCAGTCATATTGTGCTGCCTTGTATTCATAAAAAGAAAGAAGAGATAGGGGAGTTGTTCCATGAGCATCTGGGTACACCTGCTGGTAATGCTGATCCACAGTTTCTCACTGCTGCAGCGCGCCAGCATCTGCGTAAGGAGTTCCTGCAATCAAAGGCGGCTATTACGGGTGTTAATTTTGCAGTAGCTGAAACCGGAGAAATGGTGGTATGCACCAACGAAGGTAATGCTGATATGGGGGCTCATCTGGCCGACGTACACATTGCCTGTATGGGTATCGAAAAAATCATTCCGCAACGTAAGCACCTGGGTGTATTTCTGCGATTGCTGGCACGCAGTGCTACCGGTCAGCCGATCACTACATATTCCAGCCATTTCAGAAAACCGGCTCCTGGCCAGGAGTTGCACATCGTTCTGGTAGATAACGGACGCTCCCGGCAACTAGGACGTGAGGACTTTCGCAATTCATTAAAGTGTATCCGTTGCGGTGCCTGTATGAATACCTGCCCGGTATATCGGCGCAGTGGTGGCCATAGTTATCATACTGCGGTAGCGGGCCCTATTGGCGCTATCCTGGCGCCTAACCTCAATATGAAGGATTATGCAGACCTGCCTTTTGCTTCTACCTTATGTGGTTCCTGCTCTAATGTATGCCCTGTAAAAATTGATATTCATCAACAGTTATATAAATGGCGGCAGGTGCTGGTACAGGAAGGACATACTACCGGTATGAAATCAGCAGGTATGAAGATCATGAGCGCTGTGCTGTCTCAACCTGGCAACTACAAAAAAGCCGGTAAAATGGGCCGCTGGGTAATGCGTGCTTTCCCGGGTATGGTCAACAATCGTATGAACCCCTGGTATAAACAACGGGAGATGCCCGCACCGCCGGCACAATCATTCTCCGAATGGTATGCACAAAATAAAAAAGACAAAAAATAACCATCAGCAAATAAGATATTGATATGAGCAGCAGGGAACAGATACTCAGAGCCGTAAGGGAAAATCAACCAGCATCCTCCGCATTGCCATCATTGGATGGGCTGTCGGGAACGATGCCTGCAACACTGGATGCTTACCGTAAAGTGCTGGAAGGACTGGGCGGCAGTTTGTTTGAAATCAGTGATACTGCTGAGATACCTGTCTTGCTGTCGCAACATTATCCCCATCTCAGCAGAGTAATCTCAGTTGCTGATGATTCACGGGAATGGGTAAACGAAAATCCTCATCTGCTGGAAGATGTGGATATGGCCATCGTACCCGGGCAATGGGGCGTGGCTGAAAACGGAGCTATCTGGCTAACGGAACAGGATATACATATAAGAGTGTTGCCTTTTATCTGTCAGCACCTCGCTATTATATTACCACGGCAACGGATATTGGCAACCATGCACGAAGCGTATGAAAAAATTGGTGCCCCACAATCCGGTTTCGGCGTGTTCATTGCCGGCCCCTCTAAAACCGCTGATATAGAGCAATCCCTCGTATTAGGCGCCCATGGCGCAAAAAGCCTCGTAGTATTTATTGTAGGTTAATTTCATTTTTCTCTTTAGGGATTTTTCAAAAAATCAATTACTTTTATGAATAAATTGATGGTTTACAAACACAAATGCATTGTTTTGTGAAAGTTTGGTATGGTGTTTGTTCCCTCCGCCGTCACTAAGCAACTTTAGAAAAAGAACTTATTTTAACCATATAGCGAACTTAGTTAACCAGGAAAAACCTAAAAACCATGTATGATTTATTCAGCGTGTTAGCGCGCGAAAACCTAAAGAAGGAAAATGACTGTCATCTGAACAACAATTCATGTGAATGTGAAAAGATATTGAGATTGTCGTGGCAATGTAACCACTGCTGTTGCTGATGTAGCGTTTTCTATTATCTGTAATGTTAGCTGTCCGAATTTTTAACCTGTATGCGAACACAGGCCCCCGGATATATATTACAGTCCAGGTAAGGTTTTACACCTGCCTTTATAATCCTGTCTGTTTGAATCGATTGGATCGCAATGCGTGTAGTATTGGAAAAATTTTTGCTGTTTACTTTTTCATAATGAGTAGAAATCAAAATTAAGTACTTACTTTGCAAAAGTTGAAAACCGATAAATGCGAACCAAACCTTAGCTGATCTGACAGGAGAGTAAAGCGCTTCTGTGAAAACCTATCCTGCGCAACTCTGCCCGATTGGACGAGCAATATTTTTTAACCGTATCTATTATTGAAACCTATGGTGCATAGATCATCATGGATTACCCCGTCGTGGCTTATCCTGCTGCTGGACCTCGGGTGCTCCGTCATCGCCATCAATCTTGCCTTCCTCCTCAGGCTGAACTTTGATATGGAGGCCCTCACTCCCTATCCATTGGAAAAAATCTCCTCTATTGTATTGGGTATTCATCTGGTACTGTCGCTGCTATTGCGTACATACCGAGGCATCGTCAGACATACCAGCCTGGCTGATATCGGCAACATCGCCTGCCTCAATATCATCAGCTGTTGTATCTATCTGTCTATTGGATACAGCCATGTACTGGACCCCGAAGTGAATTACTTCCCTCTCTCTGTTGTATTGATCAATTTCTTCATCACTTCCTTTCTCCTCTTGTCATACCGGCTGTTGGTGAAGTGGATATTTAAATACTATAAAAACTTCCGGTCTGTCAATAAAGTAAGGGCTGCTATCTATCATAATGGCCTCACTAGTCTGATGTTACGTAAAGCCATCAACGAAAATCCGGAGGCAGAAATACGTATTGTAGCATTCCTCGCTGATACCAACGCTCATGCAGGAAAATCCATAGAAGGCACGCCTGTATACGCTTTCCGTAAAGGACAGCTGTTTAAAATGGTCAAACAAGGGAAGATATCCCTGCTACTCATTCCCGATGAACATCTCGATCCGCTGCATCTGAATGAACTGGTGGAAGAATGTATAGCACTGAATATTAAAGTACAGAAGATCATCTCTGTCAATCAATGGATCGATGGTACACAAAACAGTATACAGTTGAAAGATATCAATATTGAGGACTTGCTGGAAAGATCCGTGATCGATATTAAAAATGAACAGCTGAATCATGAAATCAAACATAAGAGTATCCTCGTAACCGGTGCTGCTGGCTCCATTGGCAGCGAAATAGTAAGACAGGTGATCCGCTACGAACCTGCAGTGATCATTCTCTGTGATAAGGCCGAAACACCATTGCATGAACTGGAACTGGAGATGGCAGAGACAGGGACCAACGTTCCGATCATACCCTTCATTGGTAATGTGTGTGACAAAAGCCGCATGCAGCAGCTGTTTGAGGTATATGCTCCCGCTATCGTTTACCACGCAGCCGCATATAAACATGTACCTATGATGGAAAAAAATCCTTCCATCGCAGTGATGAACAATGTGCTGGGTACTAAGATCATGGCGGAATTGGCGGCGGAATTTGGAGCCGAGAAATTTGTGATGGTGTCTACAGACAAAGCCGTGAATCCTACTAACGTGATGGGCGCCTCCAAACGCATCGCCGAAATTTTCACACAGTCCTTTAGTATTAAAATCAACGAACAGTTTAAAAAAACAGGACCGGTATTTGGTTTGCCTCCCACCAGGTTTATCACTACCCGATTCGGGAATGTGCTGGGCTCCAACGGCTCCGTAATACCCCGCTTTAAAAAGCAACTGGAAAGCGGTGGGCCACTTACGGTAACGCACCCGGAAATCACCCGCTATTTTATGACCATCCCTGAAGCCTGCCAGCTGGTACTCGAAGCCGGCGCTATGGGACAAGGTGGTGAGATATTTGTTTTCGATATGGGCAAGCCTATGAAAGTGGCCGATCTGGCAAAGAAAATGATCCGTATGGCCGGTAAAGAGCCAGGAAGGGATATCCAGATCGTTTACTCAGGATTAAGGCCCGGAGAGAAGTTATACGAAGAACTGTTGAACAATGCAGAAAATACTTTACCTACCTATCACGAAAAAATTATGATCGCAAAAGTACGTAGCTATTCTTTTGCAGAGGTAGATGAAAAAGTCACACAACTGATTGCATCTGCCCAACAACATTACCTGACGCCAACGGTAGCACTAATGAAAAAACTGGTGCCGGAATTTATTAGTAAAAATTCGGCCTACGAAGAATTGGATAAGGATAAAATAAAAATGTAATCATTGCGCAGTGAAGGTTACACCGCCAGTGCACACCGTTGCCTGGAACGGCCCTTTATTGCCTGAAAAAACGAGAGTCAATATGAAGTTTTTCACCCGGGAAAAAGGAGCAATGCTCTGTTTTATGAAGAAACGTGGATGGGCAAACTGGCTGGTGGCAGGCATTGTCGGCATTTGCCTGTTCTCCTGTGCAACGCCAAAGAACATCACTTACTTTAAGGATGTGCCAGACTCACTACCCAACAAGGAAGTGGCTGAGGCGATGTACCAGACACCTGTCATCCAGGTAGATGATATCCTGCAGGTCAGCATCCAGACACTGGACCCTGCAGCCACTGTACTGCTCAATCAGCAGAACACCGCCAGCTGGCCGGTAACCGGTACTCCCGGTACTGGTGCTACTATCAACAGCAGCGGCGTAAGTGGATACCTGGTGGACAAAGAAGGATATATCACCCTTCCACTGATCGGTAAAATGCTGGTGAAAGACAAATCCACCAGCCAGGTCCGGGATGAAATAAAAGCCAAAGCCGCCGAGTTCTACAAAGACCCGGTAGTAAACGTAAGACTGGCCAACTTCAAAGTGACCGTATTAGGAGAAGTGGCACGGCCATCTACCTATGTAATGCCCAATGAAAAAGTGACCCTGCTCGATGCAATAGGTATGGCCGGAGATCTCACCATCTACGGTAAAAGAGATAATGTCCTGCTCATCAGGGAAAAGGATAACAAGAAAGAGTTTGTAAGATTCAACCTGAATAACACCAATCTGTTTACTTCTCCCTATTACTATCTGCAACAGGGAGATGTGGTATATGTTGAACCGAATAAGTCAAAGATCGCATCCACGGATGGCGCAAGGCTCAGAAACATCACCATCGTTTCATCTGCCCTGTCTGTATTGATTGTATTATTGACACGAATAAAATTCTAATATCTTAACACATTTGCATGCAGCACGAGAACATTTATTCTAAAGGACAACATTCTGCCAATGGCCACAGTAGGCCACAGGAGTCAAATGAGCGTGTACTGGACCTGCGCAGTATCCTGGACAAGGTATTGTCCAACTGGTATTGGTTTGTGTTATGCGGCATTTTAACCATCGCATTGGCATGGGTATACCTCCGGTATGCAACACCCGGCTATCTGATCAATGCAAAAATATTGGTACAGGATCAGCAGAAGGGTGGTAATATCCCCGGTGAAGAACTCTTTCAGCAGCTGGAACTGTTCTCCAATAAAAGCAATGTTGACAATGAAGTGGAAATACTGAAGTCCCGTTCCCTCATGGAAAAAGTAGTGAACAGCCTCGAACTGAATGTCCGCTACTTCACCGAAGGAAGAGTGAAGAAGACCGAAGTGTTTAATAAACGGCCTTTTTCCATGCACTGGCTGTCGCTCAAAGACACACTCTCAGCGGTGAGTTATACTGTGAGGCCCCAGGGCCGCGACAGCTTTGCCCTCCACCGGGAAGACCTCAGTCTCCGCGGTGCCTGGGGTGATACAATTCGTTTACCCGAAGGCGTTATGACGCTCGCAAGACATCATACAGTTGATAGCATTGAAGCAGAATACGATGTGAACGTAGTGTCCATAGACAATGCTGTGGCCGATCTGATGACACAGCTCAACGTGAGCATTCCAAATAAACAGGTGAGTACCATCGATCTGGCACTCACAACCACTATCCCGGGAAAAGGAGAGGAGATCCTCAATACACTGATAGACGCTTACCGTCACGCCAGTGTGGAAGATAAAAACCGGATCGCCGACAGTACCATCGATTTTATTGACAAACGACTGCGAATTGTCAGCACCGAACTGCTGGGCGTAGAAAGAAATATTCAGCAGTTTAAACAGGATAACCAGCTGGCGGACCTCACCGAACAATCAAAACTACTGGTATCTGGTACCGGCGACAACCTGAAACAGCTGACAGACGCTCAGGTAAAACTGAATGTGATCAATTCTATGGAAGAATATATCCGGGACGAAAAAAACAACAAAAGAATAGTCCCTTCTTCCATGATCGTGCAGGACCCCACCTTCGTAGGCTTGGTAGAAAAATATAACACCCTGCAACTCGAAAGGGAAAGGCAGCTGCTCGCAAGTACTCCTTCCAATCCGGTAGTGGTAAACCTCGACCGCCAGCTGTCAGGCATCCGCGGCGATTTAGCGAGCAACATACAATCCTTCAGGAAAGGGGTGGAGCTGAGTATCGAAGAACTGCAACGTAATAGTAATTCCCTCTCCCAGCGTATCCGCAAGGTACCTGCTGCAGAAAGGGTGTTCCTCGACTTCTCCCGCCAGCAGGCTATCAAGCAGGACCTGTATGTATTCCTGCTGAAGAAACGGGAAGAATCAGCCATCTCCAAAACATCCAACCTGGCCATTGCCAGGATCATTGATCCGGCTAAAAGTGACGCACTACCGTTCAAGCCTAAACGGATTATGGTATATCTGTTGGCACTCATGGCCGGCGCAGGTATCCCGGCCTTATGGATCTATGTGCGTGGTTTGCTTAACACCCGTATCCAGAGCAGGGAAGATATCAAAGCACTTACACCGGTACCAGTACTGGCCGAAATAGGCCACTGCAGCGATAAACAGTCACTGGTGGTAAGCAAAGACGGCGGCTCCCATGTGGCCGAACAGTTCCGCGCGCTCCGGACTAACCTGCAATTTATCTTGTCAGGCAAACAGGATAAAGTCGTGTTACTCACTTCCAGTATGAGTGGTGAAGGCAAGTCGTTTGTGGCCATCAACCTGGCTGCTGTATTGGCTTACTCCGGTAAAAAGGTAGTCCTCATGGAAATGGACCTTCGTAAACCGAAGATCTCAGATGGGCTGGGAATAAGCAATCACACCGGTTTTAGCAGTTATGCTATCGGAAGGGCTAGCATCAACGAGATCGTACAACCCTCGGGCATACACGAAAATCTGAAGGTCGTTTCTTCTGGGCCCGTACCGCCTAATCCGGCAGAACTGATGCTGCTGGAGTCTACTGAACACCTCTTCACTGAGCTGCGCCGCCATTTCGACTATATCATCATCGACACCGCCCCGGTAGGGCTGGTAACGGATGCCCAGCTGCTGGGTCGTTTTGCAGACGCTACATTGTACCTCGTAAGGCAGGGTTATACGTTCCGTCAGCAGCTGGAAGTGTCAAAAGACTTATATTTATACGGTAAAATGCCCAAAATCAATCTAGTCATAAATGATGTAAAAGCCTCAAGGTCATCGGGTTACGGTGGTTATGGCTACGGCTATGGCTATGGTTATGGGCATGAAAACACACAAAAAAAGAAAGGTATCAAAAAATTAAAATCACTTATAAATAACTAAAAATCATTTTAAGACAAAATAATACTATGGCTGTGGATACCAAAATAGCAATTATAGGCTTGGGATATGTAGGCTTGCCGCTGGCAGTGGAGTTTGCCAGAAAGTTCAGAACTGTAGGTTTCGATATTAACCAGGCGCGCATCGACGCGCTCAGAAATGGCCACGACCATACGCTGGAAGTTGCCGATGATGACCTGAAAAGCGTCCTGATAAAGGACCAGCAGGCAGCTACCGGATTATACTGTACCAGCAACATTGAAGAAATCAGAGATTGCAATTACTATATCGTTACGGTGCCTACGCCAGTGGATAAACACAACAGGCCCGACCTCACTCCGCTGTATAAAGCCAGTGAAACAGTCGGTAAAGTGCTCAGCAATGGCGATGTCGTAATCTATGAATCAACAGTATACCCCGGTGTTACGGAAGATGAATGTGTACCCGTACTGGAAAAGGTTTCGGGCCTGAAATTCAATAAAGACTTCTTCGCCGGCTACTCTCCTGAAAGAATCAACCCGGGTGATAAGGAACATACAGTAGCCAAAATATTGAAAGTGACTTCCGGCTCTACTCCGGAAGTGGCTGAAAAAGTAGACCAACTCTACAAAGCCATTATCACCGCCGGTACCCACAAAGCTGCCAGCATCAAAGTAGCCGAAGCTG is part of the Chitinophaga flava genome and encodes:
- a CDS encoding polysaccharide biosynthesis protein, translating into MVHRSSWITPSWLILLLDLGCSVIAINLAFLLRLNFDMEALTPYPLEKISSIVLGIHLVLSLLLRTYRGIVRHTSLADIGNIACLNIISCCIYLSIGYSHVLDPEVNYFPLSVVLINFFITSFLLLSYRLLVKWIFKYYKNFRSVNKVRAAIYHNGLTSLMLRKAINENPEAEIRIVAFLADTNAHAGKSIEGTPVYAFRKGQLFKMVKQGKISLLLIPDEHLDPLHLNELVEECIALNIKVQKIISVNQWIDGTQNSIQLKDINIEDLLERSVIDIKNEQLNHEIKHKSILVTGAAGSIGSEIVRQVIRYEPAVIILCDKAETPLHELELEMAETGTNVPIIPFIGNVCDKSRMQQLFEVYAPAIVYHAAAYKHVPMMEKNPSIAVMNNVLGTKIMAELAAEFGAEKFVMVSTDKAVNPTNVMGASKRIAEIFTQSFSIKINEQFKKTGPVFGLPPTRFITTRFGNVLGSNGSVIPRFKKQLESGGPLTVTHPEITRYFMTIPEACQLVLEAGAMGQGGEIFVFDMGKPMKVADLAKKMIRMAGKEPGRDIQIVYSGLRPGEKLYEELLNNAENTLPTYHEKIMIAKVRSYSFAEVDEKVTQLIASAQQHYLTPTVALMKKLVPEFISKNSAYEELDKDKIKM
- a CDS encoding (Fe-S)-binding protein; amino-acid sequence: MTIKITATVKVGLFIPCYIDQFYPQVGIATLELLQKLGCEVEYPQGQTCCGQPMANSGYEHLTHQCNSLFVRNFAAYDYIVAPSGSCVLHIKEHLHDPASETAAANIRSRIYELTEFLTDILKVKALPARFSCKVGLHQSCHGQRGLGLAQMSELVAAPFSKPEQLLRMVAGLELVELGRKDECCGFGGTFCVTEEAVSVKMGKDRIADHVKSGATVITGTDVSCLMHLEGILRRQHQPVKVMHIAEILNQTADEQANN
- a CDS encoding helix-turn-helix domain-containing protein — encoded protein: MPQPDSTNIIFHLAADFINQTNRHVFLTGKAGTGKTTFLKHIKEQTKKNTVVVAPTGVAAINAGGVTMHSFFQLPFGPFIPGSKRGFGMDEISSTDKHSLFRNIRFTNDKKVLLQELELLIIDEVSMVRCDMLDAIDTILRHFRNKPLQPFGGVQVLFIGDLYQLPPVVPDAEWQLLSEYYKSSFFFDAKVIEQAPPLYIELKKIYRQNEQLFIDVLNRVRNSEVEEDDLMMLNDRYDPYFKGEEGEYIVLSTHNRKADDINSRRLADMPGKLYRFEGMIEGDFSDKALPTELVLQLKIGAQVMFLKNDLAQPRRYYNGKIATVKDISDTEITLVLSGNHEELKLEKETWRNIRYSYNQEDNSIEEEEIGSFTQFPIRLAWAITIHKSQGLTFERAIIDAGYAFAPGQVYVALSRCTSLEGLVLHSRITYGSIKTDRQVIEFAEKEVAANELVVLLEMERKKFQATSLLQLFDWYRMQANVRSHAVWIQDKKVPDIDEALQLSRRLSAKTDQQQEVANRFVVQLHLLLDTTVQTGETDQLEERVTKAIGYFTQSIYEELIKPLQEHIAVVKKQKSKKYLLQLMSLEADFWHKLQQIWEVSYAELNFTKGLKDYLKLREGETASDGKKETVKPAAKGKVERGSSRRGTLELYLGGKTIPDIAVTRQLAVSTVESHLAQCVEAGELDLYRFVQESTVKLIVSHIRELGATAAGPIKERVGPAVTFAEIRAVQWYLKKQQEEQIMKD
- a CDS encoding LutC/YkgG family protein produces the protein MSSREQILRAVRENQPASSALPSLDGLSGTMPATLDAYRKVLEGLGGSLFEISDTAEIPVLLSQHYPHLSRVISVADDSREWVNENPHLLEDVDMAIVPGQWGVAENGAIWLTEQDIHIRVLPFICQHLAIILPRQRILATMHEAYEKIGAPQSGFGVFIAGPSKTADIEQSLVLGAHGAKSLVVFIVG
- a CDS encoding lactate utilization protein B — protein: MNRPTTDHATLADKFNEDEPRVNWHDETLWWVRAKRDRQAWSIPEWELLRETASQIKLNVLGNLHDYLIQFEQQALQNGAIVHWAADAAEHNRIVTNILQKHGVKRMVKSKSMLTEECHLNPHLMANGIEVIDTDLGERIVQLAEEPPSHIVLPCIHKKKEEIGELFHEHLGTPAGNADPQFLTAAARQHLRKEFLQSKAAITGVNFAVAETGEMVVCTNEGNADMGAHLADVHIACMGIEKIIPQRKHLGVFLRLLARSATGQPITTYSSHFRKPAPGQELHIVLVDNGRSRQLGREDFRNSLKCIRCGACMNTCPVYRRSGGHSYHTAVAGPIGAILAPNLNMKDYADLPFASTLCGSCSNVCPVKIDIHQQLYKWRQVLVQEGHTTGMKSAGMKIMSAVLSQPGNYKKAGKMGRWVMRAFPGMVNNRMNPWYKQREMPAPPAQSFSEWYAQNKKDKK
- a CDS encoding LLM class flavin-dependent oxidoreductase: MKLSVLDQSPIRNGSNAVEALQESVQLAKLADKLGYTRYWLSEHHNTKSLAGASPEILIARLASETSRIRIGSGGVMLPNHSTLKVAENFRLLEALFPGRIDLGIGRAPGGDRFTARILNPSNTFDPKEFVQQLVDLQAWLTDKALPGSMQEKIRAIPSIPTSPDLWILTSSGESGMLAAHFGMALSFAHFIYPVGGPEAVSNYRSQFRPSLHLQAPQASVGIFAFCADTEEKAAEMEAVMDHRMLSFERGQYDVFPTYEEIKDIEYTPEELLRIRANSGRRIAGTPQQVKPRLEQLAAAYDVDELVIATITNDHADRLRSYELLAEVFHLTK